The following are encoded in a window of Candidatus Fluviicola riflensis genomic DNA:
- a CDS encoding ribonucleoside-diphosphate reductase — MAKAEPILEENKNRFVLFPIQHEDIWSFYKKAEASFWTAEEIDLSPDLLDWENKLTDDERHFIKHVLAFFAASDGIVNENLAEHFLAEVQYTEAKFFYGFQVAIENIHSETYSLLIDTYIKDTTDKNHLFNAFETIDCVRKKADWALRWIDNGSFAERLVAFAAVEGIFFSGSFCSIFWLKKRGLMPGLTFSNELISRDEGLHCDFACLLYTRHLINRLPKEQVQEIILDAVAIEKEFVTDALPVKLIGMNADLMQQYIEFVADRLLQELGNEKVFNTANPFDFMDMISIQGKTNFFEKRVAEYQKAGVMGNKEDQTFSLNEEF, encoded by the coding sequence AACAAAAATAGATTTGTGTTATTTCCGATTCAACACGAAGATATCTGGTCTTTTTACAAAAAGGCTGAGGCAAGTTTCTGGACTGCTGAAGAAATTGACTTATCTCCGGATTTACTAGACTGGGAAAACAAACTCACCGATGACGAGCGTCATTTCATCAAACACGTATTGGCGTTTTTCGCGGCTTCAGACGGTATTGTAAATGAAAATCTTGCCGAGCACTTTTTAGCGGAAGTGCAATACACAGAGGCGAAGTTCTTTTACGGATTCCAGGTTGCCATTGAAAACATTCACTCTGAAACGTATTCGTTGCTGATTGATACGTACATCAAAGACACAACAGATAAAAACCATTTGTTCAATGCGTTCGAAACCATCGATTGCGTGCGTAAAAAAGCCGACTGGGCATTACGCTGGATCGATAACGGTTCGTTTGCCGAGCGTTTGGTGGCTTTTGCAGCAGTAGAAGGAATCTTCTTCTCCGGTTCATTCTGCTCAATCTTCTGGTTGAAAAAACGTGGCTTGATGCCGGGATTGACGTTCTCTAACGAACTTATTTCACGTGATGAAGGTCTGCACTGCGACTTCGCTTGTTTGCTATACACCCGTCACCTGATCAATCGTCTGCCGAAAGAACAGGTGCAGGAAATTATCCTGGACGCCGTAGCGATAGAGAAAGAATTCGTGACCGACGCGTTGCCAGTGAAACTGATCGGAATGAATGCCGATTTGATGCAGCAGTACATCGAATTTGTAGCCGACCGCCTGTTGCAGGAATTGGGTAACGAAAAAGTGTTCAACACAGCAAATCCGTTCGATTTCATGGACATGATCTCCATCCAGGGGAAAACAAACTTCTTTGAAAAACGCGTGGCAGAATACCAAAAGGCAGGTGTGATGGGCAACAAAGAAGATCAAACGTTTAGCCTGAACGAAGAATTTTAA